Proteins from one Dehalococcoidia bacterium genomic window:
- the topA gene encoding type I DNA topoisomerase, which yields MAQAKKHLVIVESPAKAKTVASILGKDYDVKASIGHVRDLPKSKLGVDVEHGFRPQYIVPRDKSDVVGQIKKAAKNARSVFLATDPDREGEAISWHLLEAADLKKVPHQRVVFHEITRDAITDAVKHPRDIDMPLVDAYQARRVLDRLVGYKISPLLWNKVRRGLSAGRVQSVALRMVVDREREIEEFQKREYWTIEADLSQQRDAAESFRARLQGFAEKKRGELELGSEEQTTALVERLRGAAYAVSDVRKRQQARRPSPPFTTSTLQQEASRRLGFTARRTMTVAQQLYEGRNLGAEGEVGLITYMRTDSTAMADVAKTEIRDYIAQKFGKGFAPEKPRSYTKKQKGAQEAHEGIRPTSVWREPERIRKFLTTDQQKLYQLIWQRAVASQMSDALLDVTAVDIIATPADGERFLFRATASHLRFAGFRAVYFERTEEGADEDADTRALPELTAGEPLNLRELLPEQHFTEPPARFTEATLVKALEENGIGRPSTYATILSTVTDRGYIEKAGRALKPTELGCDVNDLLASYFANVVDLKFTAQMEEELDEIAAGNRPWSPVVNEFYLPLQKSLDEAERAPALMKLTDEVCELCGRPMAVKWGRFGQFLACTGYPECKNSRPLAGQEEQQAVTDEKCPICDSGMVVKMGRFGRFLACERYPECKGTKTFQKKIGVDCPEDGGPLVERRTKGRRTFYGCGNYPTCTFVSWTRPTGEKCPVCGYLMASDGANAVKCLKCGHREQRRSDDAAQPLEVSA from the coding sequence ATGGCACAGGCAAAAAAGCATCTCGTCATCGTCGAGTCGCCCGCCAAGGCGAAGACGGTGGCCAGCATTCTCGGCAAGGACTACGACGTCAAGGCCTCGATCGGGCACGTGCGCGACCTGCCGAAATCCAAGCTCGGCGTGGACGTGGAGCACGGCTTTCGGCCGCAGTACATCGTCCCGCGCGACAAGTCAGACGTCGTCGGCCAGATCAAGAAAGCGGCCAAGAACGCCCGCTCGGTCTTCCTGGCCACGGACCCCGACCGCGAGGGCGAGGCGATCTCCTGGCATCTGCTCGAGGCCGCCGACTTGAAGAAGGTGCCGCATCAGCGCGTCGTCTTCCACGAGATCACGCGCGATGCGATCACCGACGCCGTGAAGCACCCGCGCGACATCGATATGCCGCTGGTCGACGCGTATCAGGCGCGGCGCGTGCTCGACCGGCTGGTGGGCTACAAGATCAGCCCGCTGCTCTGGAACAAGGTGCGGCGCGGGCTCTCGGCCGGCCGCGTGCAATCCGTCGCGCTGCGCATGGTTGTGGACCGCGAGCGCGAGATCGAGGAGTTCCAGAAGCGCGAGTACTGGACGATCGAAGCCGACCTGTCGCAGCAGCGCGACGCGGCCGAGTCGTTCCGCGCCCGCCTGCAGGGCTTCGCCGAGAAGAAGCGCGGTGAGCTGGAGCTGGGCAGCGAGGAGCAGACCACGGCCCTGGTCGAACGGCTGCGCGGCGCTGCCTACGCGGTCTCCGACGTGCGCAAGCGCCAGCAGGCGCGCCGCCCATCGCCGCCGTTCACCACCAGCACGCTGCAACAGGAGGCATCGCGGCGGCTGGGCTTCACGGCGCGGCGCACGATGACCGTGGCACAGCAGTTGTACGAAGGCCGCAACCTCGGCGCCGAGGGCGAGGTCGGCCTGATCACCTATATGCGCACGGACTCGACGGCGATGGCCGACGTGGCAAAGACCGAGATCCGCGACTACATCGCGCAGAAGTTCGGCAAGGGCTTCGCGCCGGAGAAGCCGCGCAGCTACACGAAGAAGCAGAAAGGCGCGCAAGAAGCGCACGAGGGGATCCGGCCGACCTCCGTCTGGCGCGAGCCGGAGCGCATCCGCAAGTTCCTCACCACCGACCAGCAGAAGCTCTATCAACTGATCTGGCAGCGGGCCGTCGCCTCGCAGATGTCTGACGCGCTGCTCGACGTAACCGCCGTCGACATCATTGCCACGCCGGCGGACGGCGAACGCTTCCTCTTCCGCGCCACGGCGAGCCATCTGCGCTTCGCCGGCTTCCGCGCCGTCTACTTTGAGCGCACGGAAGAGGGCGCCGACGAGGACGCCGACACCCGCGCCCTGCCGGAGCTGACCGCCGGCGAGCCGCTGAACTTGCGGGAGCTGTTGCCGGAGCAGCACTTCACCGAGCCACCGGCGCGCTTCACCGAGGCGACGCTGGTGAAGGCGCTGGAGGAGAACGGCATCGGCCGGCCCAGCACCTACGCGACGATCCTCTCCACCGTCACCGACCGCGGCTACATCGAAAAGGCCGGCCGGGCGCTGAAGCCGACGGAGCTGGGCTGCGACGTGAACGACCTGCTCGCCAGCTACTTCGCCAACGTCGTGGATCTCAAGTTCACGGCGCAGATGGAGGAGGAGCTGGACGAGATCGCGGCGGGCAACCGGCCCTGGAGCCCCGTGGTCAACGAGTTCTACCTGCCGCTGCAGAAGTCGCTCGACGAGGCCGAGCGGGCGCCGGCGCTGATGAAGCTGACCGACGAGGTTTGCGAGCTGTGCGGCCGGCCGATGGCGGTGAAATGGGGCCGTTTCGGCCAGTTCCTGGCCTGCACCGGCTACCCGGAGTGCAAGAACAGCCGGCCGCTCGCCGGCCAGGAGGAGCAGCAGGCCGTCACCGACGAGAAGTGCCCGATCTGCGACTCGGGCATGGTGGTGAAGATGGGCCGCTTCGGCCGCTTCCTCGCCTGCGAGCGCTACCCGGAGTGCAAGGGCACCAAGACCTTCCAGAAGAAGATCGGCGTGGATTGCCCCGAAGACGGCGGGCCGCTGGTGGAGCGGCGCACGAAGGGCCGGCGCACCTTCTACGGCTGCGGCAACTACCCGACCTGCACCTTCGTGAGCTGGACGCGGCCCACGGGCGAGAAGTGCCCGGTCTGCGGCTACCTCATGGCAAGCGACGGCGCCAACGCGGTCAAGTGCCTGAAGTGCGGCCACCGCGAGCAGCGCCGCAGCGATGACGCCGCGCAACCGCTGGAGGTCTCGGCGTAG
- a CDS encoding AI-2E family transporter: MERNPWLRLLIVLGCALLGVQLFLVVWHFGAHFAQTLLIFFLAWMLSFILNPAVNWLARRWTLGRAAAVAAVYLGMFGVVALAGVLLAPPLVNQVETLGRTVPEYRQNTGKLVSDVQDWLHHRGINVDLSGVNTEDLSKQIDKSGAQLAQNAVGLAPKIIEGIFDTVIILVVSFYMMLDAPRITSAMLGVTPERYRQDVRMLFASIDHSFGGYVRASVILALIYAVGTGLTMWATGIPFALPVSLFAGFMLIIPFIGDVVAVIPTIVIGAVTVSLVNVIIAVIAMVALQQLVLQILRPRIMGKSVGLHPLWVLAAFFIGAGAAGIWGALFSVPIAAIIQSVVQLYYYRVTGRPQPAALMALARESGAEPYPLRREPRPHADDHAALTADGTAPPDDRPAATVRNRES; the protein is encoded by the coding sequence ATGGAGCGCAATCCCTGGCTTCGCCTGCTGATCGTCCTGGGCTGCGCCTTGCTCGGCGTGCAGCTCTTCCTCGTGGTCTGGCACTTCGGCGCCCATTTCGCGCAGACGCTGCTGATCTTCTTCCTCGCCTGGATGCTGTCTTTCATCTTGAACCCCGCCGTCAACTGGCTGGCGCGGCGCTGGACGCTGGGCCGCGCGGCAGCGGTTGCGGCGGTCTATCTCGGCATGTTCGGCGTCGTGGCGCTGGCCGGCGTGCTGCTGGCGCCGCCGCTGGTGAACCAGGTCGAGACGCTGGGCAGAACGGTGCCCGAGTATCGCCAGAACACCGGCAAGCTGGTCAGCGACGTGCAGGACTGGCTGCACCACCGCGGCATCAACGTCGACCTCAGCGGCGTGAACACGGAAGACCTGAGCAAGCAGATCGACAAATCCGGCGCCCAGCTCGCACAGAACGCCGTGGGCCTCGCGCCGAAGATCATCGAAGGCATCTTCGACACAGTGATCATCCTGGTCGTCTCGTTCTACATGATGCTGGACGCGCCGCGGATCACGTCGGCGATGCTCGGCGTCACGCCGGAGCGCTACCGCCAGGACGTGCGCATGCTCTTCGCCAGCATCGATCACAGCTTCGGCGGCTACGTGCGCGCCTCGGTGATCCTGGCGCTGATCTATGCCGTGGGCACCGGCCTGACCATGTGGGCGACGGGCATTCCCTTCGCGCTGCCCGTCAGCCTGTTCGCCGGCTTCATGCTGATCATCCCCTTCATCGGCGACGTGGTTGCGGTGATCCCCACGATCGTGATCGGCGCCGTGACGGTGTCGCTGGTCAACGTGATCATCGCGGTGATCGCGATGGTGGCCCTGCAGCAGCTCGTCTTGCAGATCCTGCGGCCGCGCATCATGGGCAAGAGCGTCGGGCTGCACCCGCTCTGGGTGCTGGCGGCGTTCTTCATCGGCGCCGGCGCCGCGGGCATCTGGGGCGCCCTGTTCAGCGTGCCGATCGCGGCGATCATCCAGTCGGTGGTGCAGCTCTACTACTACCGTGTCACCGGTCGGCCGCAGCCGGCGGCGCTGATGGCGCTGGCGCGCGAATCGGGCGCCGAGCCGTATCCCCTGCGCCGCGAGCCGCGCCCGCACGCCGACGATCACGCGGCGCTCACCGCCGACGGCACCGCCCCCCCCGACGATCGCCCGGCAGCGACCGTGCGCAACCGCGAAAGCTAA
- a CDS encoding tyrosine recombinase XerC, which produces MPQRGTGEGTGATGSVLSDLAAELAADTGDGRTAERAQRDAPPPEFIERYLDALAAEHRRSPLTLRNYASDLGAFARWLAAEGRDLLAIDRQVFRAYLATLADARLSRGSVARKVSTIHTFYRWLVSEEILPHDPLNGARPPKREHRLPRVLDEAETAALVTSPAADDAFGLRDRAILELLYAAGVRVAELVALDLDTVDFAQAQMTVRGKGSKERVVLLGVPAVEALQRYLREARPGLAKATEKPERQRALFLNRDGGRLSARAVQIMVREAGVQAGVSLAAHPHLLRHSFATHLLDGGADLRVVQELLGHASAGTTQIYTHVTEARQRQVYTEAFYNVWQPGRGNRKKETENRNQEEASHAGRSSRPISKAHTAASPSPGTGEGAGG; this is translated from the coding sequence TTGCCACAGCGAGGAACAGGGGAGGGGACCGGCGCCACGGGGTCAGTCCTCTCCGATCTGGCTGCCGAACTGGCCGCGGACACAGGCGACGGGCGTACGGCCGAGCGGGCGCAGCGTGATGCGCCGCCGCCTGAGTTCATCGAACGCTACCTCGATGCGCTCGCCGCCGAGCACCGGCGCTCGCCGCTGACACTGCGCAACTACGCGAGCGACCTCGGCGCGTTTGCCCGCTGGCTTGCGGCAGAGGGGCGCGATCTGCTGGCCATCGACCGGCAGGTGTTCCGCGCCTACCTCGCCACGCTGGCGGACGCGCGGCTGTCGCGCGGCAGCGTGGCACGCAAGGTCAGCACGATTCACACCTTCTACCGCTGGCTGGTGAGCGAGGAGATCCTGCCGCACGACCCGCTCAACGGCGCCCGGCCGCCGAAGCGCGAGCACCGCCTGCCGCGCGTGCTGGATGAAGCGGAGACCGCCGCGTTGGTCACTTCGCCTGCGGCCGACGACGCGTTCGGCCTGCGCGACCGCGCCATCCTCGAGCTGCTCTACGCCGCCGGCGTGCGTGTGGCCGAGTTGGTGGCGCTCGACCTTGATACCGTGGACTTCGCGCAGGCGCAGATGACGGTGCGCGGCAAGGGGAGCAAGGAGCGCGTGGTCTTGCTCGGCGTGCCGGCGGTCGAGGCGTTGCAGCGCTACCTGCGCGAGGCGCGGCCCGGGCTGGCGAAGGCGACGGAGAAGCCGGAGCGGCAGCGGGCGCTGTTCCTCAACCGCGACGGCGGCCGGCTCTCGGCGCGGGCGGTGCAGATCATGGTGCGAGAGGCCGGCGTGCAGGCGGGCGTCTCACTGGCGGCGCATCCGCACCTGTTGCGCCACTCCTTCGCTACGCACCTGCTCGACGGCGGCGCCGACCTGCGCGTCGTACAGGAGTTGCTCGGCCACGCCAGCGCCGGCACCACGCAGATCTACACGCACGTCACCGAGGCCCGCCAGCGCCAGGTCTACACCGAGGCGTTCTACAACGTCTGGCAGCCAGGACGGGGAAATAGGAAGAAGGAAACAGAAAATAGGAACCAGGAGGAAGCCTCCCACGCCGGGCGCTCCTCCCGACCCATTTCAAAAGCTCATACCGCAGCCTCCCCCTCTCCAGGAACTGGAGAGGGGGCTGGGGGGTGA
- the dprA gene encoding DNA-processing protein DprA, whose amino-acid sequence MVLTETAYWVAFNRISTIGRARYERLERAFGSLAAAWEASSGELRAAGLDERSVTAVEAQRPRISPEAELAALQRLGVEALTWHDDRYPRLLKESFDRPPVVYIRGSLLPEDDLALAVVGTRRMSRYGQQVTEQLVPELVGAGITIISGLARGVDATAHAAAVRAGGRTLAVMANGVDIVYPAAHERLARQIVEHGALVSELPLGTRPIKDAFPRRNRIIAGLSLGVVITEAPERSGALLTGKLAADDNRDVFAVPGSIYSPMSAGANALIQEGARLVRTADDILSELNLSAVVQQAELAAAVPEGAAESALLGLLGVEPTHIDEVTRASRLSAAEVSSGLALLELKGYVRQVGGMQYVRLRELGQAYSA is encoded by the coding sequence ATGGTGCTGACAGAAACCGCCTACTGGGTCGCCTTCAACCGCATTTCCACGATCGGCCGGGCGCGCTACGAGCGGCTGGAACGGGCCTTCGGCTCCCTCGCGGCCGCGTGGGAGGCTTCATCCGGCGAGCTGCGCGCCGCCGGGCTGGACGAGCGCAGCGTGACCGCCGTCGAAGCGCAGCGACCGCGCATCTCGCCCGAGGCCGAGCTGGCCGCGCTGCAGCGGCTGGGCGTCGAGGCGCTCACCTGGCACGACGATCGCTATCCGCGGCTGCTGAAGGAATCTTTTGACCGCCCTCCGGTGGTATACATACGGGGCAGCTTGCTGCCGGAAGATGATCTGGCCCTCGCCGTGGTCGGTACGCGCAGGATGTCACGCTACGGCCAGCAGGTCACTGAGCAGCTTGTGCCGGAACTGGTAGGTGCGGGGATCACGATTATCAGCGGACTCGCCCGCGGTGTGGACGCCACGGCGCACGCCGCGGCGGTACGGGCAGGCGGGCGCACCCTGGCGGTGATGGCCAACGGCGTCGATATCGTCTATCCGGCGGCGCACGAACGGCTGGCGCGGCAGATCGTCGAGCACGGCGCCCTGGTCAGCGAGTTGCCGCTGGGCACGCGGCCGATCAAGGATGCCTTCCCGCGGCGCAACCGCATCATCGCCGGCCTCTCGCTCGGCGTCGTCATCACAGAGGCGCCGGAGCGCAGCGGGGCGCTGTTGACGGGAAAGCTGGCAGCCGATGACAATCGTGACGTCTTCGCGGTTCCGGGCAGCATCTACTCGCCGATGAGCGCCGGCGCCAACGCCCTGATTCAGGAGGGGGCGCGGCTGGTGCGCACGGCGGACGATATCCTGTCGGAGCTGAATCTCTCCGCGGTTGTTCAGCAGGCCGAGCTCGCGGCCGCGGTACCCGAGGGGGCGGCGGAGTCGGCGCTGCTCGGGCTGCTCGGCGTCGAGCCGACGCATATTGATGAAGTGACGCGGGCCAGCCGGCTCTCGGCGGCCGAAGTCAGCAGCGGGCTGGCGTTGTTAGAGTTGAAAGGATACGTCCGCCAGGTGGGCGGCATGCAGTACGTCCGGCTGCGGGAGCTTGGGCAGGCGTACTCCGCCTGA
- the aroQ gene encoding type II 3-dehydroquinate dehydratase, which translates to MRILLINGPNLNTLGTRAPEVYGTTTLAQIESRVRERAAALGAEIVAFQSNHEGALLDFIQREAPAADGILINPGAFTHYSYALRDALEACERPLVEVHLSNIHARESFRHTSVIAPVALGQVAGLGWRGYLAALDALIGMLEERRNG; encoded by the coding sequence GTGCGCATCCTGCTGATCAACGGCCCCAACCTCAATACGCTGGGCACGCGCGCGCCGGAGGTCTACGGCACGACCACGCTGGCGCAGATCGAGTCGCGGGTGCGCGAGCGGGCGGCCGCGCTCGGCGCGGAGATCGTCGCCTTCCAGTCCAACCACGAGGGCGCTCTGCTAGACTTCATTCAACGCGAGGCGCCCGCAGCGGACGGGATTCTGATCAATCCGGGCGCCTTCACGCACTACAGCTATGCGCTGCGCGACGCGCTCGAAGCCTGCGAGCGGCCGCTGGTCGAGGTGCATCTCTCGAACATCCACGCGCGGGAGAGCTTTCGCCACACCTCCGTGATCGCGCCGGTGGCGCTGGGGCAGGTGGCGGGTCTCGGTTGGAGGGGCTACCTGGCGGCGCTGGAC